One Sediminicola sp. YIK13 DNA segment encodes these proteins:
- a CDS encoding restriction endonuclease subunit S gives MNTKKFDDIFWFGPKSKIKAGDGLDEGRFPFYTSSSILKKFVNTEQFFDEALIFGTGGSASVHYANEPFSTSTDCIVAIARDENFNTKFVYYYLFGNLHLLERGFKGAGLKHISKKYIQKLDIPILPIEAQNKIVSLLDKASELVQKREDSITLLDELLSSQFLRMFGKANEQFDVWGDVQIKSLALNKKNSMRTGPFGSNLKHTEFVESGPVAVLGIDNAVKNTFQWKEKRYITNEKYEDLKRYTVFPRDVIITIMGTVGRSAVIPEDIPTAINTKHLACISLDPKKCNPYYLAYSIHSNPYISYQMKAQEKGAIMAGLNLTIIKDLKLKDVPIELQNKFETIYHNIQVQKETLIQSKTELENLYNSLLQRAFSGQLNFNVDAELDVLLAAIDVDKEENDIRDIATVYASRLLERLDSQDFENQTQYQQAKQVAFQMLKEGAIEQEYDVKDSAVKMKLV, from the coding sequence ATGAACACAAAAAAATTCGATGATATCTTTTGGTTTGGGCCCAAATCCAAAATAAAGGCAGGTGATGGACTTGATGAAGGTAGGTTTCCTTTTTATACTTCAAGTTCAATTCTCAAAAAGTTTGTGAATACAGAGCAATTTTTTGATGAAGCATTAATTTTTGGAACAGGTGGAAGTGCAAGTGTGCATTATGCAAACGAGCCATTTTCAACTTCAACAGATTGTATTGTTGCGATAGCTAGAGACGAAAATTTTAATACAAAGTTTGTCTATTACTACCTTTTTGGGAATCTACATTTATTAGAAAGAGGGTTCAAAGGGGCTGGATTAAAACATATATCTAAGAAATATATTCAGAAGCTAGATATTCCTATTCTCCCAATAGAAGCCCAAAATAAAATAGTTTCTCTACTAGACAAAGCGAGCGAATTAGTACAAAAAAGAGAAGACAGTATTACTTTATTGGATGAGCTATTAAGTTCTCAGTTTTTGAGAATGTTTGGAAAAGCAAATGAACAATTTGATGTTTGGGGAGATGTTCAGATTAAATCCTTAGCATTGAATAAGAAAAACTCTATGAGAACTGGACCTTTCGGGAGTAATCTTAAACATACTGAATTTGTAGAAAGCGGACCGGTTGCAGTCTTAGGGATAGACAATGCTGTCAAAAACACTTTTCAATGGAAAGAAAAAAGGTATATAACTAATGAAAAGTACGAAGATTTAAAAAGATACACGGTTTTTCCAAGAGATGTCATTATAACTATAATGGGAACAGTTGGTCGTTCGGCTGTAATACCTGAAGATATTCCTACAGCAATAAACACAAAGCATTTGGCTTGTATTTCATTAGACCCAAAAAAGTGTAATCCTTATTATTTGGCATATTCTATTCATTCAAACCCATATATAAGCTATCAAATGAAAGCTCAAGAAAAAGGAGCAATTATGGCTGGACTAAACCTAACTATTATAAAAGATTTGAAATTGAAAGACGTCCCTATAGAACTCCAAAATAAGTTTGAAACCATATACCATAATATACAAGTACAAAAAGAAACCTTAATTCAGTCTAAAACTGAGTTAGAAAATTTATATAATAGCCTATTGCAACGTGCATTTAGTGGGCAATTAAATTTTAATGTAGATGCAGAACTAGATGTATTATTAGCAGCTATAGATGTAGACAAAGAAGAGAACGATATTAGAGATATTGCTACAGTTTATGCCAGTCGTTTATTAGAAAGGCTAGACTCGCAGGATTTTGAAAACCAAACTCAATACCAGCAAGCCAAACAAGTTGCTTTTCAAATGCTTAAAGAAGGAGCTATCGAACAAGAGTATGATGTAAAAGATTCAGCAGTAAAAATGAAACTAGTATGA